The following proteins are encoded in a genomic region of Candidatus Rokuibacteriota bacterium:
- a CDS encoding ABC transporter permease, translating into MASSIPAPAPAELVLSALHEARPRGRRMPWLMRLGLGFVALLALLAVVAPWVIPQDPERQSLRTRLRPPTVEGADGRAHLLGTDHLGRDILARVIYGSRVSLVVGLSAVLVGGLIGSALGLAAGYRGGPVDAVIMTVADAQLAFPFILLAIGIIAVLGPSFPTLVVVIGLSGWVSYARILRAQVLVLRSREFVEAIRALGGSTVRVVLRHVLPNVLASLVVVATLELARSIVLEATLSFLGLGIQPPTPSWGGMIQEGRDYLDSAWWISTCPGIVLMITTIVISRTGDWLRDVLDPTLRGE; encoded by the coding sequence ATGGCGTCCTCGATCCCCGCGCCCGCGCCGGCTGAGCTGGTGCTGTCGGCGCTGCACGAGGCTCGCCCCCGCGGCAGGCGCATGCCCTGGCTCATGCGGCTGGGGCTCGGCTTCGTGGCGCTTCTTGCGCTGCTGGCGGTCGTGGCGCCGTGGGTGATCCCGCAGGACCCCGAGCGCCAGTCGCTGCGCACGCGGCTCCGGCCGCCGACGGTCGAGGGCGCTGACGGCCGCGCGCATCTCCTCGGTACGGACCACCTCGGGCGTGACATCCTCGCCCGCGTCATCTACGGCTCGCGGGTGTCGCTCGTGGTCGGCCTGTCGGCCGTGCTCGTGGGCGGCCTCATCGGCTCGGCGCTGGGCCTGGCGGCGGGGTACCGCGGCGGCCCTGTGGATGCCGTCATCATGACGGTGGCGGACGCCCAGCTGGCCTTCCCCTTCATCCTGCTCGCGATCGGCATCATCGCCGTCCTGGGCCCGAGCTTCCCGACGCTGGTCGTCGTCATCGGGCTCTCGGGCTGGGTCAGCTACGCGCGCATCCTCCGCGCCCAGGTGCTCGTGCTTCGCTCGCGCGAGTTCGTCGAGGCGATCCGCGCGCTCGGCGGCTCGACGGTGCGCGTCGTCCTGCGCCACGTCCTGCCCAACGTGTTGGCGTCGCTCGTCGTGGTCGCCACCCTCGAGCTGGCGCGCTCCATCGTGCTGGAGGCGACGCTGTCCTTTCTGGGGCTCGGGATCCAGCCGCCCACGCCCTCGTGGGGAGGCATGATCCAGGAGGGGCGTGACTACCTCGACTCGGCGTGGTGGATCTCGACTTGCCCCGGCATCGTGCTCATGATCACGACGATCGTGATCAGCCGCACGGGCGACTGGCTCCGGGACGTCCTCGACCCGACGTTGAGGGGCGAGTAG
- a CDS encoding ABC transporter permease, which yields MRGLLPFLAQRLFRALIALWLVSTVVFVVMRLSGDPVPLLLPPDAPISEMERVRHELGLDRPLPVQYAVFLGNTVRLDFGRSLHFRQPAFTVVRGYILATLELGLTAFVLAAVFAVPIGLLSAMRRNSILDHAAMGLALIGQSAPTFFLGILFILLLALKADLFPTSGRGGWQHLVLPALTLGAFTMASIARLTRSAVLEVLRADYIRTARAKGLGEVIVVVKHTLKNASIPILTITALQFGTLLGGAVVTETVFAWPGIGRLAVQSIYNRDYPVVQCTVFLAAVMFIVINFAVDLLYGVLDPRARAG from the coding sequence ATGCGCGGACTCCTCCCGTTCCTCGCCCAGCGGCTCTTCCGCGCCCTGATCGCCCTCTGGCTCGTCTCCACGGTCGTCTTCGTCGTCATGCGGCTCTCGGGCGACCCCGTGCCGCTCCTCCTCCCGCCCGACGCGCCCATCAGCGAGATGGAGCGCGTGCGCCACGAGCTGGGCCTCGACCGGCCGCTGCCGGTCCAATACGCGGTCTTCCTCGGCAACACGGTCAGGCTCGACTTCGGCAGGTCGCTGCACTTCCGCCAGCCGGCCTTCACCGTCGTGCGCGGCTACATCCTGGCCACGCTCGAGCTGGGTCTCACGGCCTTTGTGCTGGCGGCGGTCTTCGCCGTGCCGATCGGGCTCCTCTCAGCCATGAGGCGCAACTCCATCCTGGACCATGCGGCCATGGGTTTGGCGCTCATCGGCCAGTCGGCGCCGACCTTCTTTCTCGGCATCCTCTTCATCCTGCTGTTGGCGCTCAAGGCCGACCTCTTCCCCACCTCCGGGCGCGGCGGCTGGCAGCACCTGGTGCTCCCCGCGCTCACGCTCGGGGCCTTCACCATGGCCTCGATCGCCCGTCTGACGCGCTCGGCCGTCCTCGAGGTGCTGCGCGCCGACTACATCCGTACGGCGCGCGCCAAGGGACTCGGCGAGGTGATCGTCGTCGTCAAGCACACGCTCAAGAACGCCTCTATCCCGATTCTGACGATCACGGCGCTCCAGTTCGGCACGCTCCTGGGCGGCGCCGTGGTGACCGAGACGGTCTTCGCCTGGCCGGGCATCGGCCGGCTGGCCGTCCAGTCCATCTACAACCGAGACTACCCGGTGGTCCAGTGCACGGTCTTCCTCGCCGCGGTCATGTTCATCGTCATCAACTTCGCCGTGGATCTCCTCTATGGCGTCCTCGATCCCCGCGCCCGCGCCGGCTGA